CACATGGGGCAGTGTCATGGAAGATGCTTTACTgaggggatggagatggggttTCACAAGAGGAATCCCCCCAGTCTCCCCTGCAGAGGGGGGACCAGCTCCAAGGCCTGCTGTGGGAAGGGACCATGGATTTTGCCACCCATGGGAGCTCCACTTCCCAGTCTCCTCCACCAGCTGGTTCGCACCTTGCAGCCGCTGGTCCCGGGACATCCAGTAGAGGATGCACCGAGCATCATCCTTCAGATCCGAGCCCTGCGAGATGAGGCGCACTCGCTTTTTGTTGAACTTGAACTCTCGCACGGAGGGGGCCGCCCTCCGCCGGGCCTCCTGCACCGCCTCCTCTTCCTCCGTCCTCCTCCGAGACACGCGTGGCACCTCCGCGGCCTCGGCCTTTCGCTTCCCTTGCCGCCGCCGCATCCTTAGGACTACGCGGGCCGACAGCGAGAGCAGCGTGGTTCCGCGCGGCCGCTGCGAAGGGAAACGGGACCATACTGAGCTCCCTGTGCCTTGCCCATCCCGGTCCGTGAGCCCGGGGGATGCTGGTACCCTGCCCTTCCCGGTTCCCGGTCCCTACCTGGCAGCCACGCGGTCCTCCGGGTGTTATACAACGAGGGGGGGGTGGTTAAAGGCGTGGAGATGGGCAGGGATTCAGGATACGGGGCGGGACCCCATCATTTGGTACCGCCCTCCCCCTTTCCCGGGGGCCGGTGCTGCGCCGATGTCCCCGGCGCGCCCGTGGGTGCGCCGGGGACATCGGCGCAGCACCGGCCCCCGGGAAAGGGGTGTAGTGCCCGCCGGTGCCTCCCCTCCCTGGCCGCGGGAATGAGgaagcagctcctgccaccTTCAACCATCACTCGGCAGTGTAGATCCCCACTGGCACCATCCCCTGGCCCTGTATCCCCGGGTGCAGGACTTTGCCCCCACTTAGGGAGTTGGGGTGCAGGCTCTGGACATGGCTGGGCAAAGAGGAGggctgcccctgctgctgctgagccttgCCGTGCTGGACGTCATGCTGGGTAAGGGCTGAGGGGGATGTGGTGCTACCAATTGGGTGGGTGCTGAGGTGGGAGCATCGTTCCCCAGGGGGGTGGTGGCCTCAGCATGGCTTCACCCACAGAGGTGGAACACTGTGGGTGCTGTCTGCTTTCTGACATCTCAGGCCCGTTCCAGAGAGTGAAAGGGCTGTGCTCTGCAACACAGAAACAACAAGCttggctttatttcttttgcctCTCATGTGGGTTTCCACCCGGGCAGAGAAGACCTTGGTCACAGCTTGACTTCCTTGCTGAACACTGGTCACTGCTGGGCTCACTGCCTTTGATACGACCTGACCAGCAGCATCAAATGGCTCTGCCCAGATGGCAGCATAACCAGGACGTTGTGGGCCTGGAAAACTCCCAGTGCCATCGTGATATTTGCACTTGACACACAGCAAGAGCAGTGTTGAGTCAAACACAGGGAATAAACTTGAGGCTTGTACCTCCTGCAGACCTCACACTCGCAGAGCTTGAGTAGGTCTTCTCCTGCTGCatccttcacacacacacccacacccccCACAGAGCTTTCATGGGTTGCTGCACGTCTCTAACGACTTGCCCTGAGCAGCAAACCGGGATTTGTTCCTCTGTGGGGCTGGTTCCCCCCTTGCCATTATTTACACCCGGCGCTATCAGTTCCTGACTatctgcagcagggagctttgtgtaaactgctgctgctgcagttccagCCTGTCTCACGGTCACCAGTTCCTGCACGGCTCTTCCCGTCAGACGGGTTTGTCTGACTTCCTCCAGGGGTGGGTGAAGGTGGTGGAACGGGTCTCAGCACTGGTGCCTACAGGAGTTTCTGCCATGAGTTTGACGATGCCCATGGCTTGTTCCTGCTTTGTTGGGCTGGGGGATTCATGTGGCCTGCCTTGCTGACAATCACGTTGCTGTTCAGGGCATCCACATGCTGGATCCATGCAGGATGGTAAATCCGCACTCCTGACAATCCATGTCTCATGCATAGCTTGTGGAGCTCATGGTGGTGGTAATGCTGCACCATCCACAGCACAGCCATGGTCTCAGCCTTTCACCACCAGCCCTTGTATGCCTCATTTTCCCACCTCTTTTCAGGGACCACCATCACAGATGTGACAGCAACCGTGTCCACGAGTGTCCCTACCTCCCTGACACCTATGGAGACCTCAGCACGGCTGCCCACCACTGACCCCACCACTGCAGCCACCCTCCCTCCTTCCAGCCCTGAAACCTCTACCCTGGAGAGGCCCAGCACAACCCCAGGGACTAGCAGTTTCTCACCATCTACTACGCCTCTTGTCGCTGCAGCCActctcccctcctccagccctgaCACCTCCACCTCGGATGCTTTCACAGCCAGCACTGTGCCTCTGGGCAGCAGTCCGGCAGCCTCAAGCATCACCACACGGCAGGCAACGGGTAGCACAGCCCTTAGCACTCCTTATGGCACCTCGGCACAGCCCGAGCCCACCCAAACAGGGCTGGGGCTCACCACCAGCACCCTGACACCAACTCCCGTGGCCACGACACCCAACTGTACTTATTCGACCACCGCCACGTCTGGGGGGACGAGCACGGCGCTGGCTGTCAGCTCGTTTGGAGTCGAAACGAGCACGCTGCCTGCCCCCACCTCTACTCCTTTCTTCTCCACCGGGGTGGGCACCACGCTTGGTATCACCACCCGCCAAGAGCCAGCCGTGACCACACTGCTTGGCAGCACATCCCTAGGGACCGGCAGCGCCTCTTCCCCCACCGCACCAGCTCCGGTAGTCATTTCGGATGAACCCCAGTCGACCACGTCGAACACCACGGCCACCCCCGTCACCAGGACGGGGGGCTCCGGGAGCACCCTCACCCCCAGCCAACCGGCCGGGACCACCGCTGGCACCTCCTCCGAGACACCCAGTGCCGCCGCGGGTGAGTGCAACACTATGGCGGCGGTGCCGCCCGTCCCGCACCGCGGGGGGAACGGGGCGGGCAAAGAGCGGGGGGGCGGCCCGTGGAAGGACAGTGTGTGACGTACGTGCTGGGAATGGGCGTGGCTTCGGGAAGAGGGCGTGGCTTCGGGGGTGGGGCATGCCCGGTGCCGCGCTGGCGCGCCAGGAGCCGGCGGTGCGGGTGAACCGCGGGTGTACCGCGGGAGTGCGACCGTGCAGCGGCAGTGCCCCCCGCAGCTGTGCCCTGCCAGTGCCCCATCGTAGGCACCTGTGTCCCAGCACTGTGATCGTATCCTGGTGGTTCTCCCACTGTACAATCTTTACCCCGGGGCTGCAGCTGTACCCTGGTGACACCCCTCTCCGTGCACCTGAACCTGGCAGGGACGCTGTGCCCTGCCCCAGTGCCCCTAGCTGTTCATGTGCCGCCGGCATCCCTGTACCCCAGTAGAGCAACTGAATCCTGACCGAGTACTTGTGCCCTGGCCTAACAGCTACACTGTGACAACACCCTAACAGAGTGCCTGCACCCCTGTACCCTGGTCATGCCTCAGCACGCCTGTGACCGGGCAGTGTCCCAGTGTATCTGTACAGGAGCAGGGTGGCTGCACCCTGGCAGTCCTCCAGCATGCCTGTACCCTCCAGGAGCGCCTGTACCCTGGCCCAGTGCCTGCAAGCGCTTCTGACTGGTCTTGTCCCTGACCCTGAGAAGAAGGAAGTGACTCTGGCTATCAGCAAAGCGCTTCATCCTGACATGCTGTGACATAGGGAAGTGATGCCTGTACAGACAGCCCAGGGGACAAACCCTCAGCCTGGAGCACGCCCTTCCTGAGCGCCTCCTGTTCTCTCAGCCAGTTCCTCGCGCTCAGACAGGGCTGTTGTCTCCCAAGGGGCGTTGGTGTTAGGAGCCACCACCAAACATCACCCCTGTGGCGGAGCGCAGGGACGGTCTcaggcagcctggctgcttCTCTGGGCTTTTTTCCGTTGTCACCGTCCCCTCAGGAGGCAAGGACTGCACGGTCCCCGGCTGCAGTGGTGGCCCTGCCggcctgccctgcctgctgcttgtggcTCCTCTGGGTCCAGACGTGCAGCTGATGTCCACCTGGCACCACACCGCTCCCTGGGAGTATCCGTGTCGGGTGGAAACCCCCCCATTGCTGCTGACACCTGGGGAGTGAAAGGACTCACCTGGATGCTCCTTCTCTGCTGGGCAAAGGAGACCAGGAAATCCCAGTGCTGGGGATATAGGGAGCTCTTGGACTGGTGCCTGCAGGGTCCCATCGTCTCCCACCCACCTGGACAtggctgggcagagcaggaggttgcccctgcccctgctgctgctgagcttcaCCCGCCTCGCTGTGCTGCACCTTGTGCTGGGTAAGGGCTGAGTGGGATGCGATGGTCTCCATAGGGCGGGTGGTGAACAGCGAGCATCATTCCCTGGGTGGTGTGGTGCCTTGTGAGGTGAGGGGGTGAAACGCTGCAAGTGTTGTTTGCTAAATGGGAAGCAGAGGTGGACTTACAGCTCCTGCTTTGTATGCGAGGATCTTCAGTGCAGATAGCCGGCATGGGTTGGGATCGGACCTTTGCCCTTCTCCACATTATTATTTAACCAGCTGTTGCCAGCACCAGCTCAGGGAGCGAACGGCTGTCAAGGGCTCTGGGAATTTCTGGTG
This genomic window from Strigops habroptila isolate Jane chromosome 8, bStrHab1.2.pri, whole genome shotgun sequence contains:
- the LOC115611195 gene encoding mucin-2-like isoform X3, producing MAGQRGGLPLLLLSLAVLDVMLGTTITDVTATVSTSVPTSLTPMETSARLPTTDPTTAATLPPSSPETSTLERPSTTPGTSSFSPSTTPLVAAATLPSSSPDTSTSDAFTASTVPLGSSPAASSITTRQATGSTALSTPYGTSAQPEPTQTGLGLTTSTLTPTPVATTPNCTYSTTATSGGTSTALAVSSFGVETSTLPAPTSTPFFSTGVGTTLGITTRQEPAVTTLLGSTSLGTGSASSPTAPAPVVISDEPQSTTSNTTATPVTRTGGSGSTLTPSQPAGTTAGTSSETPSAAAGTTITDVTAAVSTSVPTSLTPMETSARLPTTDPTTAATLPPSSPETSTLERSSTTPETSSFSPSTTPAVTAPAPTAASAEPLTTLTDSTAFSISSTEVSSSSPTSGSTPGISNSTMGSAPGMSTVSGTLSAATGSSHLFLSLRLTVPLDLGNTTVQELLLSKLRRDLQTAFPCAGLAVEWRGKRRT
- the LOC115611195 gene encoding mucin-5AC-like isoform X4, whose amino-acid sequence is MAGQRGGLPLLLLSLAVLDVMLGTTITDVTATVSTSVPTSLTPMETSARLPTTDPTTAATLPPSSPETSTLERPSTTPGTSSFSPSTTPLVAAATLPSSSPDTSTSDAFTASTVPLGSSPAASSITTRQATGSTALSTPYGTSAQPEPTQTGLGLTTSTLTPTPVATTPNCTYSTTATSGGTSTALAVSSFGVETSTLPAPTSTPFFSTGVGTTLGITTRQEPAVTTLLGSTSLGTGSASSPTAPAPVVISDEPQSTTSNTTATPVTRTGGSGSTLTPSQPAGTTAGTSSETPSAAAGTTITDVTAAVSTSVPTSLTPMETSARLPTTDPTTAATLPPSSPETSTLERSSTTPETSSFSPSTTPAVTAPAPTAASAEPLTTLTDSTAFSISSTEVSSSSPTSGSTPGISNSTMGSAPGSSHLFLSLRLTVPLDLGNTTVQELLLSKLRRDLQTAFPCAGLAVEWRGKRRT
- the LOC115611195 gene encoding mucin-5AC-like isoform X2, which gives rise to MAGQRGGLPLLLLSLAVLDVMLGTTITDVTATVSTSVPTSLTPMETSARLPTTDPTTAATLPPSSPETSTLERPSTTPGTSSFSPSTTPLVAAATLPSSSPDTSTSDAFTASTVPLGSSPAASSITTRQATGSTALSTPYGTSAQPEPTQTGLGLTTSTLTPTPVATTPNCTYSTTATSGGTSTALAVSSFGVETSTLPAPTSTPFFSTGVGTTLGITTRQEPAVTTLLGSTSLGTGSASSPTAPAPVVISDEPQSTTSNTTATPVTRTGGSGSTLTPSQPAGTTAGTSSETPSAAAGTTITDVTAAVSTSVPTSLTPMETSARLPTTDPTTAATLPPSSPETSTLERSSTTPETSSFSPSTTPAVTAPAPTAASAEPLTTLTDSTAFSISSTEVSSSSPTSGSTPGISNSTMGSAPGTEPSSPAASSTQATEVAFSTSADLPTMLPVCPTTTSNTSSSHLFLSLRLTVPLDLGNTTVQELLLSKLRRDLQTAFPCAGLAVEWRGKRRT
- the LOC115611195 gene encoding mucin-5AC-like isoform X1 translates to MAGQRGGLPLLLLSLAVLDVMLGTTITDVTATVSTSVPTSLTPMETSARLPTTDPTTAATLPPSSPETSTLERPSTTPGTSSFSPSTTPLVAAATLPSSSPDTSTSDAFTASTVPLGSSPAASSITTRQATGSTALSTPYGTSAQPEPTQTGLGLTTSTLTPTPVATTPNCTYSTTATSGGTSTALAVSSFGVETSTLPAPTSTPFFSTGVGTTLGITTRQEPAVTTLLGSTSLGTGSASSPTAPAPVVISDEPQSTTSNTTATPVTRTGGSGSTLTPSQPAGTTAGTSSETPSAAAGTTITDVTAAVSTSVPTSLTPMETSARLPTTDPTTAATLPPSSPETSTLERSSTTPETSSFSPSTTPAVTAPAPTAASAEPLTTLTDSTAFSISSTEVSSSSPTSGSTPGISNSTMGSAPGMSTVSGTLSAATGTEPSSPAASSTQATEVAFSTSADLPTMLPVCPTTTSNTSSSHLFLSLRLTVPLDLGNTTVQELLLSKLRRDLQTAFPCAGLAVEWRGKRRT